A window of the Anaerolineae bacterium genome harbors these coding sequences:
- the recO gene encoding DNA repair protein RecO, translating into MPIPRRFTTEAVVLRSLDIGEVDRLLSLYSPHYGKLRALAKGVRKPRSRKAGHLISFARTRVLLAQGQNLFLITQAEALDLHPTLHRDLQRFALAAYVVELLDRFTFEGEAQPQAYRLLVDTLARLDQGESIDLTVRYYELHLLDLMGYRPQLFHCLACGTVIRPEPQYFSAEQGGVLCPSCGPRFQDARPISLEALKYLRHFQRSSFAQARHARPTAQVWAEIERVLQHYLTHILERRPNASRFLNHLHGKPS; encoded by the coding sequence ATGCCCATTCCTCGCCGCTTCACGACCGAAGCCGTCGTCCTGCGCTCCCTGGACATCGGGGAAGTGGATCGATTGCTATCTCTCTACTCCCCCCATTACGGCAAACTGCGGGCGCTGGCCAAAGGGGTCCGCAAACCTCGCTCACGCAAGGCCGGCCATCTGATCTCCTTTGCCCGCACCAGGGTGCTCCTGGCCCAGGGGCAAAATCTCTTCCTGATCACCCAGGCCGAGGCGCTGGACCTGCACCCCACCCTCCACCGGGACCTTCAGCGGTTCGCCCTGGCCGCCTATGTGGTCGAACTGCTGGATCGCTTCACTTTCGAAGGCGAGGCCCAGCCTCAGGCTTACCGCCTGCTGGTGGACACCCTGGCCCGCCTGGACCAGGGCGAATCCATCGACCTGACGGTGCGTTACTACGAACTCCACCTGCTGGATCTTATGGGATACCGGCCCCAACTGTTCCACTGCCTGGCCTGTGGCACGGTCATCCGACCGGAACCCCAATACTTCTCCGCCGAACAAGGAGGGGTACTGTGCCCCTCGTGCGGCCCCCGCTTCCAAGACGCCCGCCCCATCTCGTTGGAAGCGTTGAAGTACCTGCGACACTTTCAGCGCAGCTCCTTCGCCCAGGCCCGCCACGCCCGCCCCACCGCCCAAGTCTGGGCCGAAATCGAGCGCGTGCTACAGCACTACCTCACCCACATCCTGGAACGCCGCCCCAACGCTTCCCGTTTTCTGAACCATCTTCACGGGAAGCCCTCTTAG
- a CDS encoding deoxynucleoside kinase: protein MRFYIAIEGVIGVGKTTLARLLQPRLGADELLLEVFEENPFLAKFYEDRGRYAFQTQMFFLLSRYHQQRRAVPEILRQGKSLIADYTFEKDALFARINLQGDELEMYYRVHEALAEKIPQPDLVVYLRAEPEVLMQRIALRDRPYERNMDPAYIAQLHEAYEDHFANHHRGAPVLTIDTTPMDFVRSPEHLQDIEERIRRALRLPPYQSPLPLDSTA, encoded by the coding sequence ATGCGTTTCTACATCGCCATCGAAGGCGTGATCGGCGTGGGAAAGACCACCCTTGCCCGCCTGTTGCAGCCCCGGTTGGGGGCCGACGAGTTGTTGCTGGAGGTGTTTGAGGAGAATCCCTTTTTGGCCAAGTTTTACGAAGACCGCGGACGCTATGCTTTTCAAACGCAAATGTTCTTCTTGCTCAGCCGCTATCACCAACAGCGGCGTGCGGTGCCGGAGATTTTGCGTCAGGGAAAATCGCTGATCGCCGATTACACCTTTGAAAAAGATGCCCTTTTCGCCCGCATCAACCTGCAGGGCGACGAGTTGGAAATGTACTACCGGGTGCACGAAGCCCTGGCCGAGAAAATCCCCCAGCCGGATCTGGTGGTCTATCTGCGGGCCGAGCCGGAAGTGCTCATGCAGCGCATCGCCCTGCGCGACCGGCCCTATGAGCGCAACATGGACCCTGCGTATATCGCTCAACTTCACGAGGCTTACGAGGACCACTTCGCCAACCATCACCGCGGCGCGCCGGTGCTCACCATCGACACCACGCCCATGGACTTCGTGCGCTCGCCGGAGCACTTGCAGGATATCGAGGAACGTATCCGCCGGGCGCTACGTCTGCCTCCGTATCAGTCGCCGTTGCCATTGGACTCCACCGCCTGA